One Megalopta genalis isolate 19385.01 chromosome 5, iyMegGena1_principal, whole genome shotgun sequence DNA window includes the following coding sequences:
- the SdhD gene encoding succinate dehydrogenase, subunit D, protein MILEKVISGNIFRKVRQLESLAKTNVFSNSCKPPQFARSLTSLSGINRCLNSNAIYNGGNRFLTKFPKVTAGALQQSRNAATTGDHVRLWVIERVVSVALPIIIPAALIMENSILDAVMSILVVMHAHWGLEAVIVDYARPIVVGPVLPKVLHIALILLSAGTLAGLLVLIHNGPGVSTAVKNFWAIGKPKEKTTTPS, encoded by the exons ATGATTCTCGAAAAGGTTATTAGTGGTAACATTTTCCGGAAAGTTAGACAGTTAG AATCTCTTGCTAAAACTAATGTATTTTCAAACTCTTGCAAACCACCTCAGTTTGCTAGATCATTAACAAGTTTATCTGGTATTAATCGATGTTTAAATTCTAATGCAATATATAATGGTGGTAATCGTTTTCTGACAAAG TTCCCAAAGGTAACAGCTGGTGCATTACAACAAAGTCGTAATGCGGCTACCACGGGTGATCATGTACGACTATGGGTTATTGAAAGAGTAGTATCTGTGGCACTGCCAATTATAATTCCTGCTGCTTTAATAATGGAAAATTCAATCCTTGATGCTGTTATGTCTATATTAGTTGTAATGCATGCTCATTG GGGTTTAGAAGCTGTTATCGTGGACTATGCCCGTCCCATTGTTGTAGGACCAGTACTACCAAAGGTTTtgcatatcgcattgattttgcttTCAGCAGGAACTCTGGCTGGTTTACTTGTACTGATACATAATGGTCCAGGCGTTTCAACAGCTGTTAAGAATTTCTGGGCAATTGGTAAACccaaagaaaaaacaacaacaccaTCATAG
- the Pus7 gene encoding pseudouridine synthase 7, protein MENESVDPNNSTRNRDGKGFRKDNRFKKDFRQNRDSRYGHHRDNTSRKPFKRNWSNTQNDGKRKRLEIGSRLKEHDVGITEFIGSEGFFGVIKERYTDFHVNEITLDGQVAKLTNQDIPKDLSENENIEDLKHTISDIIWDQLQTLKDPESSPIEIDVTNVNKDQRRAIHTIAKRITNVISQTIDKENKKIMIILRDKQDNKSNHNFRRDTRVDWKKRGEYCYFVLHKVNMDTMDALNQLAMNLRMKSNNFNYAGTKDRRAWTTQWVSLKKTEPSDILRVAKSVRGAYVGNFKFMKQPLKLGMLNGNHFKIALRNVNGTDEQIENTMVSLKNNGFINYYGLQRFGSVVTIPTYEIGKALLQSKWNEAIELILKPREGEQDRDLAEARNIYATTKNAAAAYKHIKRCDKIEAILLQGICTAGNNNPQGALDALPRNARLMYIHAYQSLVWNHMVSRRIKEFGRKPIVGDLVYENRSKESDNENEEFVYNENVGQTENHAESDEKDSKFNCESTGMDTEEGLGEVSADATCGPIKEVTDATECCLKINENIRGDRTVNEKNEDDDLRNLPGVKILEEEDLPNYTLADVLMPQVGWKVTYPTYAKPWYDEFLARDGLTTDLRQKNKKYSLGGAYRKILEIPTNLSWKIMHYKEKHSDLILCDIDEMRKQLPPEDDLEGQYKALIVEMSLKSSTYATMALREILKFDTSPQAQAAQSAACNAELGNCDILEDCSQPEKQTSTQDNNKIVDEEKTAKIEEKEISNPDILEESKQEITSETNAM, encoded by the exons ATGGAAAATGAAAGTGTTGATCCAAATAATTCTACTCGTAATAGAGATGGAAAAGGCTTCAGAAAGGATAACCGTTTCAAAAAAGATTTCAGACAGAATCGAGATTCACGCTACG GACATCATAGAGATAACACTAGTAGGAAACCTTTCAAACGCAACTGGTCAAACACTCAGAATGATGGGAAAAGGAAAAGATTAGAAATTGGAAGTCGATTAAAAGAACATGATGTTGGTATTACAGAATTCATAGGGAGTGAAGGATTTTTTGGTGTAATTAAAGAAAGATATACAGATTTTCATGTTAATGAAATTACCCTTGATGGGCAAGTAGCTAAATTAACTAATCAAGACATTCCAAAAGATTTAtcagaaaatgaaaatatagaAGATTTAAAGCACACAATATCAGACATAATATGGGATCAACTGCAAACATTAAAAGATCCAGAGTCCTCTCCCATAGAGATAGATGTAACAAATGTGAATAAGGATCAACGTAGAGCAATTCATACAATTGCTAAACGAATAACAAATGTCATTAGCCAGACAATagacaaagaaaataagaagaTTATGATTATTTTACGAGATAAACAGGATAACAAATCTA ATCATAATTTCCGGAGAGATACCCGGGTAGATTGGAAAAAACGTGGTGAATATTGTTACTTTGTATTACACAAAGTTAATATGGATACAATGGATGCTTTAAATCAGTTGGCTATGAATTTACGTATGAaatcaaataattttaattatgctGGAACAAAAGATCGTAGAGCATGGACTACTCAATGGGTTAGCTTAAAAAAGACAGAACCATCAGACATATTAAGAGTAGCAAAAAGCGTACGTGGAGCATATGTGGGCAACTTTAAATTTATGAAACAACCTTTAAAATTAGGTATGCTTAATGGCAACCACTTTAAGATTGCTTTAAGGAACGTAAAtggaacagatgaacaaattgaaaataCAATGGTTTCTTTGAAGAATAACGGTTTTATCAATTATTATGGTCTCCAAAGATTTGGCTCTGTAGTTACGATTCCAACTTATGAAATAGGGAAAGCCTTACTTCAGA gtAAATGGAACGAAGCGATCGAATTAATTTTGAAACCTAGAGAAGGGGAACAAGATAGAGATTTAGCAGAAGCTAGAAATATATATGCAACGACCAAAAATGCAGCTGCTGCTTACAAACACATTAAGAGATGTGATAAAATAGAGGCAATACTTTTGCAAGGTATTTGCACAGCTGGTAATAATAATCCTCAAGGAGCCTTAGATGCTTTACCAAGAAATGCGCGCTTAATGTATATTCATGCTTATCAAAGTTTGGTGTGGAATCATATGGTATCTAGACGAATAAAAGAATTTGGACGGAAACCTATAGTAGGAGATTTAGTATACGAAAATCGTAGTAAAGAAAGTGATAATGAAAACGAGGAGTTTGTCTACAATGAAAATGTAGGTCAAACTGAAAATCATGCAGAGTCTGATGAAAAAGACAGTAAATTTAATTGTGAAAGTACAGGTATGGACACTGAGGAAGGACTTGGTGAAGTATCTGCAGATGCAACATGTGGTCCAATTAAAGAGGTAACAGATGCTACAGAGTGCTGTCTAAAAATTAATGAGAATATTAGAGGAGATAGAACTGTTAATGAGAAAAATGAAGACGACGATTTGCGCAACCTTCCAGGAGTGAAAATCctcgaagaagaagatttacccAATTATACTTTAGCAGATGTATTAATGCCACAAGTTGGCTGGAAAGTTACATATCCGACTTATGCTAAACCATGGTATGATGAATTTTTAGCAAGAGATGGATTGACTACAGACCTCAGGCAAAAAAATAA GAAATACAGTTTAGGTGGCGCGTAtagaaaaatattggaaattcCTACAAATTTATCTTGGAAAATCATGCATTATAAAGAAAAACATAGTGATCTCATTTTGTGTGATATTGACGAAATGAGAAAGCAATTACCACCGGAAGATGATCTAG AGGGACAGTATAAAGCACTGATTGTTGAAATGTCTTTGAAATCATCTACATATGCAACAATGGCATTGCGAGAAATATTAAAATTCGATACATCTCCGCAAGCACAAGCTGCCCAATCTGCCGCATGCAATGCGGAGTTAGGAAACTGTGATATTTTAGAAGATTGTTCACAACCTGAAAAACAAACTTCTACACAAGATAATAACAAGATTGTTGATGAAGAAAAGACTGCGAAAATAGAGGAAAAAGAAATAAGTAATCCTGATATACTTGAAGAAAGTAAGCAGGAAATAACATCGGAGACTAATGCAATGTAG
- the Prx6a gene encoding peroxiredoxin 6a — MVLLGETFPNFEADTQTGTINFHDWLGDSWGILFSHPNDFTPVCTTELARVAKLMPEFKRLGVKVIGLSCNSVESHRKWIEDIKSYGQIKVDEFPYPIIEDESRKLATSLGMLDPAEVDGHGIPMSARAVFIIDPVKKMRLSILYPATTGRNFDEILRVIESLQLTEKYKVATPADWKNGENVMIQPSVTEEEAKTLYDNIETLTLPSGKTYLRIVPQPTYT, encoded by the exons atgGTGCTACTAGGGGAAACATTTCCAAACTTTGAAGCAGATACTCAAACGGGCACAATTAATTTTCACGATTGGCTAGGCGACTC ATGGGGTATTTTGTTCTCTCATCCGAATGATTTCACTCCTGTATGTACAACAGAATTGGCTCGAGTAGCAAAATTGATGCCCGAATTTAAAAGATTAGGAGTAAAAGTTATTGGTTTGTCATGTAATTCAGTCGAATCACATCGTAAATGGATAGAG GACATAAAGTCTTATGGACAAATAAAGGTAGACGAGTTTCCGTATCCGATAATAGAAGACGAATCTCGGAAACTTGCAACATCATTGGGAATGTTAGATCCTGCAGAAGTTGATGGTCATGGTATACCTATGTCTGCTAGGGCAGTATTTATCATTGATCCTGTTAAAAAAATGAGATTATCAATTTTATACCCTGCAACGACTGGAAGAAACTTTGA TGAAATTTTACGAGTAATTGAATCACTTCAGCTGACAGAAAAGTATAAAGTGGCAACTCCTGCTGATTGGAAG AATGGTGAAAATGTTATGATTCAGCCTAGTGTTACTGAAGAAGAGGCAAAAACGCTGTATGATAATATTGAAACTTTAACACTACCATCGGGCAAAACTTATTTGCGTATTGTACCTCAGCCAACCTACACATAA